In one window of Desulfovibrio sp. DNA:
- a CDS encoding formate--tetrahydrofolate ligase, whose protein sequence is MTLDPTKHPDWKIAQDAESRMKTIEALASDLGLEGPELLPYGHYMGKVEQQAVLRRLENRPNGKYIDVTAITPTPLGEGKSTTTIGLVQGLARRGQRSSAAIRQPSGGPTMGMKGSAAGGGLSQCIPLTPYSLNFTGDLHAVGAAHNLGMTALTARMQHERNYDDATLEKFSGMARLNIDPTRVNTGWVMDFCVQALRNIIIGIEGDGRRNDGFMMRSHFDITVASEVMCILSIARDLADLRERMGRVVLAHDRNGKPVTTSDLGVAGAMTAWLVEAVKPNLIQTIEGQPVFVHTGPFANIALGQSSVIADRVALKLSDYHVTESGFASEMGYEKFWNLKCHYSGLTPDAAVVVATVRALKNHGGAPQPKPGQPLPEAYTREDVGLVEAGCANLLHHLGVVRRSGVPAVVCINKFHTDTKAEVDAIRRICEQAGARVALSEHWEKGGNGALELADAVMDACKEKNEFRPLYDWKQPITARIESIAREVYGADGVEYESLATQRLKSLQERPDADNLGVCMVKTQYSLSDNPSLKGVPKGWKLHVRDVLFFGGAGLVAPVAGDISLMPGTGSKPSFRNIDVDVETGKVTGLF, encoded by the coding sequence ATGACTCTAGATCCCACCAAGCACCCTGATTGGAAAATCGCTCAAGATGCGGAAAGCCGCATGAAAACCATTGAAGCCCTGGCATCCGATCTGGGCCTTGAAGGCCCGGAACTGCTGCCCTACGGGCACTATATGGGCAAGGTTGAGCAACAGGCTGTGCTGCGTCGTCTGGAAAATCGCCCCAATGGCAAATACATCGATGTCACGGCCATCACGCCCACGCCTCTTGGCGAAGGAAAATCCACCACGACCATAGGTCTGGTGCAAGGTCTCGCCCGGCGTGGCCAGCGCTCTTCGGCGGCCATTCGTCAGCCCTCCGGCGGCCCCACCATGGGCATGAAGGGGTCTGCTGCCGGGGGCGGACTGTCGCAGTGCATTCCCCTTACGCCGTATTCCCTCAATTTTACGGGTGACCTCCATGCCGTGGGCGCTGCCCACAACCTGGGCATGACAGCGCTTACCGCCCGCATGCAGCATGAGCGTAATTATGATGACGCCACGCTTGAAAAATTTTCAGGAATGGCCCGTCTGAATATTGACCCCACGCGCGTCAACACGGGCTGGGTTATGGATTTTTGCGTTCAGGCGCTGCGTAATATCATTATTGGCATTGAGGGCGACGGACGCCGCAATGACGGCTTCATGATGCGTTCGCATTTTGATATCACCGTGGCTTCTGAAGTCATGTGCATTCTGTCCATAGCCCGCGACCTTGCCGACTTGCGTGAACGTATGGGGCGTGTGGTCCTTGCGCACGACCGTAACGGCAAGCCTGTGACCACAAGCGATCTCGGCGTTGCCGGCGCCATGACCGCATGGCTTGTGGAAGCGGTGAAGCCCAACCTTATCCAGACCATTGAAGGGCAGCCGGTATTTGTGCATACCGGGCCTTTTGCCAATATCGCCCTTGGGCAGAGTTCGGTCATTGCAGACAGGGTTGCCCTCAAGCTCAGCGATTACCATGTGACCGAATCGGGCTTTGCTTCTGAAATGGGCTATGAAAAATTCTGGAACCTCAAGTGCCACTACAGTGGTCTTACTCCGGATGCTGCCGTGGTCGTGGCCACGGTGCGCGCGCTCAAAAACCATGGCGGCGCGCCGCAGCCCAAGCCCGGTCAGCCCCTGCCCGAGGCTTACACCCGTGAAGATGTGGGGCTTGTTGAGGCTGGCTGCGCCAATCTGCTGCACCATCTTGGCGTTGTTCGCCGCTCTGGTGTGCCCGCAGTGGTCTGCATCAACAAATTCCACACCGATACCAAGGCTGAAGTGGACGCCATTCGCCGCATATGTGAACAGGCCGGAGCCCGCGTAGCCCTGTCCGAACATTGGGAGAAGGGTGGAAACGGGGCGCTTGAACTGGCCGATGCGGTTATGGACGCCTGCAAGGAAAAGAACGAATTCCGCCCGCTGTATGACTGGAAGCAGCCCATAACCGCGCGTATTGAAAGCATCGCGCGGGAGGTTTACGGAGCTGACGGCGTGGAATATGAGTCTCTTGCGACACAGCGCCTCAAGAGCTTGCAGGAGCGCCCGGATGCCGACAATCTTGGCGTGTGCATGGTGAAAACCCAGTACTCCCTGTCTGACAATCCCTCACTCAAGGGTGTGCCCAAAGGCTGGAAGCTGCACGTGCGCGATGTCCTCTTCTTTGGCGGTGCGGGACTTGTGGCCCCTGTAGCTGGCGACATCAGCCTTATGCCGGGCACTGGATCCAAACCTTCTTTCCGAAACATTGATGTTGATGTGGAAACCGGCAAGGTAACTGGCTTGTTCTAG
- a CDS encoding YqiA/YcfP family alpha/beta fold hydrolase, with the protein MIAYVHGFNSSPESHTFGMLRKFFPDARALDYPSSGFFSENLARLQKQARDIHDASSPVVLVGASLGGFYASQLSALLLCNCVLINPVVRPAQSLRQFVGPNTTFYGGQHWEFTHEMCDSYSIFADARSAPVKRMVVLGLADTLLDPKEARAYWENCAYIHETNDGHSLAALDETIVRTLRDWQ; encoded by the coding sequence ATGATCGCGTATGTTCACGGTTTTAATTCCAGCCCTGAGAGTCATACTTTTGGCATGCTGCGAAAATTTTTTCCTGACGCGCGTGCGCTGGACTATCCTTCAAGCGGCTTTTTTTCCGAAAATCTGGCGCGCCTGCAAAAACAGGCGCGGGATATCCATGACGCCTCATCCCCCGTTGTTCTTGTTGGCGCGTCTCTTGGCGGGTTTTATGCTTCCCAACTGTCGGCGCTACTGCTTTGCAACTGTGTTCTTATCAACCCGGTAGTTCGGCCTGCCCAGTCATTGCGGCAATTTGTAGGGCCAAACACCACTTTTTACGGTGGGCAGCACTGGGAATTCACGCACGAAATGTGCGACAGTTACTCCATCTTTGCCGATGCGCGATCTGCCCCGGTCAAGCGCATGGTGGTTCTGGGGCTGGCCGATACCCTGCTGGACCCCAAAGAGGCACGCGCCTACTGGGAAAATTGCGCATACATTCATGAAACCAACGATGGCCATAGCCTGGCGGCACTGGATGAAACTATCGTGCGCACACTGCGCGACTGGCAATAA
- a CDS encoding alpha-2-macroglobulin family protein — MLHKFIVYSIAVCMLITSLAGAAVAGPAYRIAEPSKPESDRWKRADGFSISFEIDIERCKKQYGSDWSRQCSGPPAGQEGRLVEGVRMTPSVPGQWRWGYGSTMSFQPEKSLSPQTTYTISLDKVPLPSRFEVNRQVRYTTQPQAVRFGKETFWIDPSPKGAHAVSVPVYFMWPVNPQSMEGNISLRPSDAKSGLALGAPRFVWNERRDEVVVSATVTSLPRDNAAAVISLKGLPGFIEKNNMRMVKGSGDKGQASSEALLYVTGRDRIMNVKDISVRVAYDTGLDKEFHLVVKTSLRVLPSEVLRYLDVVQLPRTITPEAGQEANWAKMPAISTTDIANGEKLQPKLVQAADEPTDQVILRVKAASGRGLLAAVKPGLTSTGGLSLSDVRRFILTVPGMGAELSFLQPGNILALSGDKKLDIYALGLTEIDWRAERVREPFMALLAKDGSFEEPEADFTVLSDMVQGHINVRKNERGDIPGQAFFGVLDLAPLLQGQGGLRHGLMRMVLTGRDGDKQVAEATRLLLVTDMGLSVKTASDGTRAVFVQNIATGKPVSNAEVRLLGANGLPVCSAVTNAQGRADLPSTVGLEREKRPVALVALAPAQGGGQDMAWLSLDDSARTVDYSNFSVSGRHAASNGLSASVFSQRGLYLPGETLHFGCVIRRFDWQALPENLPLEAVLTSPAGTEVMRRSFAVGPEGLQNFTWTSSEDAAVGQYRMDIRLASDKPGYGGPVLGSVTTRVEEFQPDTLALAASFESSAPKGWIRTGENMPPAMVLARLDNLYGEPAANHRIHTAFHARKGLLRFPGYEDYAFYDALSASVQDQYMDLPDAFTDPKGLARLALPLGKLQGSTFYGTVLIEGFEPTGGRAVTRQVSALFSPLELALGYKPEGQANNLDYVPQNAKASLRFLAVNNELAPTALRDAEIVFSARRYVNSLVTDSRGEYRYDATPVDTEITRQTVSLDAKGLVWPLPTAEAGDYLVTVRQNNGHVLALVPFSVAGTRLAEPSDLSTRSLAKGNLRLKLEKEQYTPGETIKMSLSTPYSGTGLITIERENVLTHAWFTAQAGESVQEIRIPEGFEGRGYVNVSFVRSLGSEAIYMNPHSFGVAPFTAGVSQRNMGLKLSAPARVLPGEKITVRVSSRVPGKALLFAVDEGVLQLTGFTTPDPLNDLLNDRALDVATMQAFDLLMPDHARLQGRIPGFGGDMAGAGGRFLNPFKRRGEPPFAFWQVLAAVNADGTDVTLTIPEYVSGRIRIMAVGSSAARDGASTAGNAQTSTEVRGTLILKPLLPLAVAPGDEFDGALVVANTVEGSGKDAKVAIKMECGPELVFLSGQNPLPLEINENGEAVVRFRMRAQDSLGSADVRFTANLEGKGKAESVRSQSLSVRPPAPRVRTEQVVPLKDSMNVSVDRDIYPYEAQGQASVSALPLLGLRSLLDRLDTYPYGCTEQLISRAMPYASLLGNPALREKVLLDPKASPETLTKRGNAVISAALATIRSNFSYYEGVSLWPSAPASDFVTAYAGDFLLTLRESGVAVPDGLTRNILDALENTVRSAPVDIDDGRVKVYGAWVLLRDGRIMTQEVERLEQWFSENTNGWDRELVAVLLADCYKMLRMERRAQQRMPVTFTAVTTDNMLDAGAARALHAAVILRHFPERRKEINVAGLLDSAFNTTATTVDMGLLSRALILLAEKNAPAPVGIELTCTRYGQDFAPAAGKAEMLGSVLELNAPGCLAYSVKLPKGDSGWNLHTATEGFERKPLTAAANGLELQRRYLNNSGEAVTSAKLGEVLTVELTVRSADEYSNVVMVDLLPGGLEPVLEKSSKEAQEGLIRHERREDRGIFFVNSGLAPRTFTYKVRAATRGRFVLPSATAEAMYEPAINARLGGGQMIVD; from the coding sequence ATGCTTCATAAATTCATTGTGTACAGCATTGCAGTGTGCATGCTTATAACAAGCCTTGCTGGTGCTGCTGTTGCAGGCCCGGCATACCGCATTGCCGAGCCCAGTAAGCCTGAATCCGACAGGTGGAAAAGGGCCGACGGTTTTTCCATAAGCTTTGAAATCGATATTGAACGCTGCAAAAAACAGTACGGATCGGACTGGTCGCGTCAGTGCTCCGGCCCGCCTGCCGGTCAGGAAGGCCGCCTGGTGGAAGGTGTGCGTATGACTCCGTCTGTACCTGGGCAATGGCGTTGGGGCTACGGGTCCACCATGTCTTTCCAGCCGGAAAAATCGTTGAGCCCACAGACCACATATACCATCTCTCTTGATAAGGTGCCGTTGCCGTCACGGTTCGAAGTCAACCGTCAGGTTCGCTACACGACGCAGCCGCAGGCCGTACGATTCGGCAAGGAGACCTTCTGGATTGATCCATCCCCCAAGGGGGCGCACGCTGTTTCTGTTCCGGTGTATTTTATGTGGCCGGTCAATCCCCAGAGTATGGAAGGGAACATAAGCCTGCGTCCCAGCGATGCGAAGAGTGGCCTGGCTCTTGGCGCGCCGCGGTTTGTATGGAACGAACGCCGTGATGAGGTCGTGGTTTCTGCCACTGTTACAAGCCTGCCCAGGGATAATGCCGCCGCCGTCATATCCCTTAAGGGACTGCCGGGATTCATTGAAAAAAATAACATGCGCATGGTGAAAGGCTCGGGCGACAAAGGGCAGGCAAGTTCCGAAGCGCTGCTGTATGTCACCGGCCGTGACCGCATTATGAACGTCAAGGATATCAGCGTGCGGGTTGCGTATGATACCGGGCTGGACAAGGAATTTCACCTGGTGGTGAAAACCAGCCTGCGCGTGCTGCCTTCCGAGGTGCTGCGCTACCTGGATGTGGTTCAGTTGCCGCGCACGATAACGCCAGAGGCAGGGCAGGAAGCCAATTGGGCAAAGATGCCCGCCATCAGCACCACGGACATCGCAAATGGCGAAAAACTTCAGCCGAAACTGGTTCAGGCTGCTGATGAGCCCACCGATCAGGTGATACTGCGTGTAAAAGCCGCGAGCGGTCGGGGTTTGCTGGCCGCCGTGAAGCCTGGCCTCACGTCCACAGGCGGGCTTTCACTTTCGGATGTGCGCCGTTTTATCCTTACTGTTCCCGGCATGGGAGCGGAGCTGTCCTTCTTGCAGCCAGGCAATATTCTTGCGCTCAGCGGTGATAAAAAGCTCGATATTTACGCTCTGGGGCTGACGGAAATTGACTGGCGCGCCGAGCGTGTGCGCGAACCCTTTATGGCCCTTTTGGCCAAGGACGGCAGCTTTGAAGAACCGGAAGCGGACTTTACGGTTCTGAGTGATATGGTTCAGGGGCATATCAATGTGCGCAAGAACGAGCGTGGGGATATCCCTGGCCAGGCTTTTTTTGGCGTGCTGGATCTGGCCCCGCTGCTGCAGGGGCAGGGCGGTCTGCGGCACGGTCTTATGCGCATGGTGCTCACAGGGCGCGATGGCGACAAGCAGGTGGCTGAAGCCACGCGCCTGCTGCTGGTCACTGACATGGGGCTCAGTGTCAAAACCGCCTCTGACGGAACAAGGGCGGTGTTTGTGCAGAACATTGCCACAGGCAAACCCGTGTCCAATGCCGAAGTGCGCCTTCTGGGGGCCAATGGTTTGCCAGTATGCAGTGCTGTGACCAATGCACAGGGGCGTGCCGATCTGCCCTCCACGGTTGGACTTGAAAGGGAAAAACGCCCTGTGGCGCTGGTAGCCCTTGCGCCCGCCCAGGGTGGGGGACAGGACATGGCCTGGCTTTCCCTTGACGACAGCGCCCGTACTGTGGATTACAGCAATTTTTCCGTGTCGGGCCGTCATGCCGCCAGCAACGGCCTGAGCGCCTCGGTTTTCAGCCAGCGCGGGTTATACCTGCCTGGGGAAACGCTGCACTTTGGCTGCGTGATACGCAGGTTTGACTGGCAGGCCCTGCCCGAAAACCTGCCGCTGGAAGCCGTGCTGACAAGCCCTGCCGGAACGGAAGTCATGCGCCGTTCCTTTGCTGTTGGCCCGGAAGGGCTTCAAAACTTTACCTGGACCAGTTCCGAAGACGCCGCTGTCGGGCAATACCGCATGGATATCCGCCTCGCTTCGGACAAGCCCGGTTATGGTGGCCCGGTTCTGGGCAGTGTGACCACGCGGGTAGAGGAGTTTCAGCCAGACACCCTGGCCCTTGCCGCCAGTTTTGAATCCAGTGCGCCAAAGGGCTGGATACGTACTGGCGAAAACATGCCTCCCGCAATGGTGCTGGCCCGGCTGGACAATCTTTACGGTGAGCCTGCCGCCAACCACCGCATCCATACCGCCTTTCATGCGCGTAAAGGACTGCTGCGCTTTCCGGGGTATGAAGACTACGCCTTCTATGACGCCCTGTCTGCGAGCGTGCAGGATCAATACATGGATCTGCCCGACGCGTTCACCGACCCCAAGGGACTTGCCAGGCTGGCCTTGCCCCTCGGCAAACTGCAGGGCAGCACCTTTTACGGCACAGTGCTGATTGAGGGCTTTGAACCCACAGGCGGCAGGGCCGTTACGCGGCAGGTGTCAGCCCTGTTTTCACCGCTGGAACTCGCCCTGGGCTACAAGCCCGAGGGGCAGGCCAACAACCTGGACTATGTGCCGCAGAACGCCAAGGCTTCCTTGCGCTTTCTGGCCGTCAACAACGAGCTTGCGCCCACCGCCCTGCGTGACGCCGAGATCGTGTTTTCTGCCCGGCGCTATGTGAACAGTCTTGTGACCGATTCTCGCGGAGAATACCGCTATGACGCCACTCCTGTTGATACGGAGATTACGCGCCAGACTGTCAGTCTTGACGCCAAGGGACTGGTCTGGCCCCTGCCCACAGCCGAAGCGGGAGATTATCTGGTCACAGTGCGCCAGAACAACGGCCATGTGCTGGCTCTTGTTCCGTTTTCCGTTGCGGGCACGCGTCTGGCCGAGCCTTCTGACCTTTCTACCCGCTCCCTGGCCAAGGGCAACCTGCGCCTTAAGCTTGAAAAGGAGCAGTACACCCCCGGCGAGACCATCAAGATGAGCCTTTCCACGCCGTATTCCGGCACAGGGCTCATAACCATTGAAAGGGAAAATGTGCTGACCCACGCGTGGTTCACGGCTCAAGCCGGTGAAAGCGTGCAGGAAATACGCATACCTGAGGGTTTTGAAGGCCGCGGCTACGTTAACGTGTCCTTTGTGCGGTCGCTTGGTTCAGAAGCCATATACATGAATCCCCATTCCTTTGGCGTCGCGCCCTTTACCGCTGGCGTCAGCCAGAGAAATATGGGGCTGAAGCTCAGTGCCCCCGCACGTGTGCTGCCCGGTGAAAAAATCACTGTGCGCGTAAGCTCGCGGGTGCCGGGCAAAGCCCTGCTTTTTGCTGTGGACGAAGGCGTGTTGCAGCTTACAGGCTTTACCACGCCCGATCCTCTGAATGACCTTTTGAACGACAGGGCTCTTGATGTGGCCACCATGCAGGCCTTTGACCTGCTCATGCCCGACCACGCGCGCCTGCAGGGTCGTATCCCCGGCTTTGGCGGCGACATGGCCGGGGCGGGCGGCCGTTTTCTCAATCCCTTCAAGCGGCGGGGCGAGCCTCCTTTTGCCTTCTGGCAGGTACTGGCGGCCGTCAATGCCGATGGGACGGATGTAACCCTTACCATTCCCGAATATGTGAGCGGGCGCATCCGCATAATGGCCGTTGGCAGCAGTGCCGCGCGCGACGGAGCCTCCACGGCCGGTAATGCGCAAACCAGCACCGAAGTGCGTGGAACGCTCATCCTGAAACCTCTTCTGCCCCTTGCTGTCGCACCTGGCGACGAGTTTGACGGAGCATTGGTTGTCGCCAATACCGTAGAGGGCAGCGGCAAGGATGCCAAGGTTGCCATAAAGATGGAGTGCGGCCCCGAGCTGGTGTTCCTGAGCGGCCAGAATCCGCTTCCGCTTGAAATCAATGAAAACGGCGAGGCTGTGGTGCGTTTTCGCATGCGTGCGCAGGACAGCCTTGGTTCAGCGGACGTGCGCTTTACCGCCAATCTGGAAGGCAAGGGCAAGGCCGAGAGCGTTCGCAGCCAGAGCCTTTCTGTGCGTCCTCCTGCGCCGCGTGTGCGCACCGAACAGGTCGTGCCCCTCAAGGACAGCATGAACGTGTCTGTGGACAGAGATATCTATCCGTATGAAGCACAGGGGCAGGCAAGCGTCTCGGCGCTTCCCCTGCTTGGGTTGCGCTCCTTGCTGGACAGGCTGGATACGTACCCTTATGGCTGCACCGAACAGCTCATCAGCCGGGCAATGCCCTATGCCTCCCTGCTGGGCAATCCCGCTTTGCGTGAAAAGGTTCTGCTTGATCCCAAGGCATCGCCAGAAACGCTGACAAAGCGCGGCAATGCCGTCATCAGCGCCGCCCTTGCCACCATACGCAGCAACTTTTCCTACTATGAGGGGGTGAGTCTTTGGCCATCAGCGCCAGCCAGTGATTTTGTGACGGCCTATGCCGGGGACTTTCTGCTTACACTGCGCGAAAGCGGGGTAGCCGTGCCTGACGGTCTGACCCGTAACATCCTTGATGCGCTGGAAAACACCGTGCGCAGTGCCCCGGTGGATATCGACGATGGCCGGGTCAAAGTCTATGGCGCATGGGTTCTTTTACGCGACGGGCGCATAATGACCCAGGAAGTTGAGCGGCTTGAACAATGGTTCAGTGAAAACACCAATGGCTGGGACAGGGAACTTGTGGCGGTGCTTCTGGCAGACTGCTACAAGATGCTGCGCATGGAGCGCCGCGCCCAGCAGCGCATGCCTGTGACGTTTACTGCAGTCACCACCGACAACATGCTGGACGCAGGGGCTGCCAGGGCGCTTCATGCCGCAGTCATACTGCGACATTTTCCAGAGCGGCGCAAAGAGATCAACGTCGCGGGCCTGCTTGATTCCGCATTCAACACCACAGCCACAACTGTCGATATGGGGCTTTTGTCCCGCGCTCTGATACTGCTGGCAGAAAAGAATGCGCCTGCGCCTGTGGGCATTGAGCTGACCTGCACCCGCTATGGTCAGGACTTTGCGCCTGCTGCTGGCAAGGCCGAGATGCTTGGCTCCGTCCTTGAACTGAACGCGCCCGGCTGCCTTGCGTACAGTGTGAAACTGCCCAAGGGCGACTCTGGCTGGAACCTTCACACCGCAACTGAAGGCTTTGAGCGCAAGCCGCTGACTGCCGCTGCCAACGGGCTTGAATTGCAGCGGCGCTATCTCAACAACAGCGGCGAGGCCGTCACCAGCGCCAAGCTTGGCGAGGTGCTCACCGTGGAACTGACCGTGCGCTCTGCCGATGAATACAGCAATGTGGTTATGGTAGACCTGTTGCCCGGCGGTCTGGAGCCTGTGCTCGAAAAAAGCAGCAAAGAAGCCCAGGAGGGGCTTATCCGTCATGAACGTCGTGAAGACCGGGGCATCTTCTTTGTAAATTCCGGTCTTGCCCCGCGTACGTTTACCTACAAGGTACGCGCGGCCACCAGAGGGCGCTTTGTATTGCCTTCGGCAACGGCTGAAGCCATGTACGAGCCTGCCATCAATGCCCGTCTTGGCGGCGGGCAAATGATCGTTGACTAG
- the pbpC gene encoding penicillin-binding protein 1C translates to MPEPKIGPVIALLFLLDSAKKGNFTLKFFRQLYERRHKISLSDSADTVTENTYSTSMTKETATEPQQGESGCKGSGNALSRRTLSVFLRKKRWWFLLPVALLALFMLWLQLAPCRHPLEGVSFSRVVRDSKGGLMRLSLSKDQKYRVYTRLADIPPAAVDAVLRYEDRYYWYHPGVNALALARAGYGLLTGKRLMGGSTITMQVARLTYGLETGKIGAKLRQILLAVQLNWKFSKEEILEAYFNLAPYGGNIEGLGAAAIVYFHKTPEELTPGESMSLMLVPQNPVQRRPAQDNPHFTAALHRLEAAWHGRKEHAPLRVFGVGDLPFAAPHLSTELLQQPQGDNLLRTTIDPASQKKIERHLRLFTARQQAYGLTNGAALLVHWPSMEVRALAGSADFFSDGIMGQMDGTRARRSPGSTLKPFIYALALDQGLIHPLTLLADTPRSFSGYDPENYDGSFRGPIGAANALRSSRNVPAIALAARLKNPNFYGFLHSAGVAFLSEENHYGLSLVLGGAEVSMRELAGLYAMLGNKGVWRSLRFLHDTGREDTALPLLSPEAAFVTLSMLEDGDPDRQVRSQRGATLPLRLKTGTSNGFRDAWAVGMVGPYVLVVWLGNFDNRPNPLLVGAISAVPLFTQIARELAASEPMQDHFAEPAHGLNVEQIEVCAATGDLDTSLCADVAKTWFIPGVSPLAPSGVFRSILVDKTTGLRACMPQEGRTEVQTWEFWPTDLAQMFARAGMPKPEPPPFAPECGGKDVASGTAPRIVQPKDGLVYRLSLSDKGNEKLAFIAHAEAGVKHLHWFVNGSYLGSRAPGEILLWQAVPGDAEVRVVDDAGRASQRRLHVRVTP, encoded by the coding sequence GTGCCGGAACCCAAAATCGGCCCGGTCATTGCCCTGCTTTTTCTGTTGGACAGTGCGAAAAAGGGCAATTTTACCCTTAAATTTTTCAGGCAGTTGTATGAAAGACGCCACAAAATATCTTTATCTGACAGCGCAGACACGGTAACCGAAAATACTTATTCTACCAGCATGACAAAAGAAACGGCAACAGAGCCCCAGCAGGGCGAATCCGGCTGTAAAGGATCAGGCAACGCGCTTTCACGGCGTACGTTGTCTGTTTTTCTGCGCAAAAAACGCTGGTGGTTTCTGCTGCCTGTTGCTTTGCTGGCTCTGTTTATGCTCTGGCTGCAACTGGCGCCGTGTCGGCATCCTCTGGAAGGCGTCAGCTTTTCCCGTGTGGTGCGCGACAGCAAGGGCGGGCTTATGCGCCTGAGCCTGTCGAAGGATCAAAAATATCGCGTATACACTCGCCTTGCCGATATTCCTCCGGCAGCGGTGGACGCTGTGCTGCGCTATGAAGACCGCTATTACTGGTACCATCCAGGCGTCAACGCCCTGGCGCTGGCCAGGGCGGGCTACGGACTTCTGACGGGTAAGCGCCTCATGGGGGGATCTACCATCACCATGCAGGTGGCGCGCTTAACTTATGGGCTGGAAACAGGAAAAATCGGAGCCAAGCTGCGCCAGATACTCCTGGCTGTGCAACTGAACTGGAAGTTCAGCAAGGAGGAAATCCTTGAGGCCTATTTCAACCTTGCTCCCTATGGCGGCAATATTGAGGGTCTTGGCGCGGCTGCCATTGTCTATTTTCACAAGACGCCTGAGGAATTGACGCCCGGGGAGAGCATGTCCCTCATGCTGGTGCCGCAAAATCCCGTTCAACGGCGTCCAGCGCAGGATAATCCGCATTTCACAGCAGCGTTGCACAGGCTGGAGGCCGCATGGCATGGGCGCAAAGAACACGCTCCGCTGCGCGTGTTCGGGGTGGGGGATCTGCCTTTTGCCGCACCGCATCTGAGTACGGAACTTTTGCAGCAGCCACAGGGCGACAACCTGTTGCGCACAACCATAGACCCTGCCAGCCAGAAAAAAATAGAACGGCATTTGCGTCTCTTCACGGCCAGGCAGCAGGCCTATGGGCTGACCAACGGCGCAGCGCTGCTGGTGCACTGGCCCAGTATGGAAGTTCGGGCTCTTGCCGGTTCCGCCGACTTTTTCAGCGACGGCATCATGGGGCAGATGGACGGCACCCGCGCACGGCGTTCGCCTGGTTCCACGCTCAAGCCCTTTATCTACGCCCTGGCCCTGGATCAGGGGCTGATCCATCCCCTGACGCTCCTGGCCGATACGCCGCGTAGTTTTTCGGGCTATGATCCAGAAAACTATGACGGTAGCTTTCGCGGCCCCATAGGAGCGGCCAACGCCCTGAGAAGCAGCCGCAACGTGCCCGCCATCGCTCTGGCGGCACGCCTGAAAAATCCAAATTTTTACGGCTTCTTACATAGCGCTGGCGTTGCGTTTTTGTCAGAAGAAAACCATTACGGACTCAGCCTCGTGCTTGGCGGGGCGGAAGTGAGCATGCGCGAATTGGCTGGTCTGTACGCCATGCTGGGCAACAAGGGCGTCTGGCGGTCCTTGCGGTTTTTACATGACACAGGCCGTGAAGATACCGCCTTGCCACTGCTGTCGCCGGAAGCCGCCTTTGTCACCCTTTCCATGCTGGAAGACGGCGATCCGGATCGCCAGGTTCGTTCGCAACGTGGCGCGACGCTGCCGCTTCGCCTTAAAACAGGCACATCCAATGGCTTTCGTGATGCCTGGGCAGTAGGCATGGTGGGGCCCTATGTGCTGGTGGTCTGGCTGGGGAATTTTGACAACAGGCCGAATCCGCTTCTTGTGGGGGCCATCTCGGCGGTGCCGCTGTTTACGCAAATTGCGCGTGAACTGGCTGCCTCCGAACCGATGCAGGACCATTTTGCCGAACCGGCGCACGGTTTGAACGTGGAGCAGATCGAGGTTTGCGCCGCTACGGGCGACCTTGACACTTCGTTGTGCGCGGACGTTGCAAAAACCTGGTTCATTCCCGGTGTTTCGCCTCTTGCGCCATCAGGAGTGTTCCGCTCCATACTTGTGGATAAAACTACCGGACTGCGGGCCTGCATGCCGCAGGAAGGCCGCACGGAAGTGCAGACATGGGAATTCTGGCCCACGGATCTTGCGCAGATGTTTGCCCGTGCTGGCATGCCCAAGCCGGAGCCGCCGCCATTTGCACCCGAATGCGGCGGCAAGGACGTCGCTTCGGGCACTGCCCCGCGAATTGTCCAGCCCAAGGACGGTTTGGTGTACAGGCTGAGTTTGAGTGACAAGGGCAATGAAAAGCTGGCGTTTATTGCTCATGCCGAGGCTGGCGTCAAACACCTGCACTGGTTCGTCAACGGGAGTTATCTTGGCAGCAGGGCGCCGGGCGAAATTCTTTTGTGGCAGGCTGTGCCTGGCGATGCCGAAGTCCGTGTGGTGGATGATGCCGGGCGGGCGAGCCAGAGACGTCTGCACGTCCGCGTCACGCCGTAG